In one window of Thermus aquaticus DNA:
- a CDS encoding TetR/AcrR family transcriptional regulator — protein sequence MSVREYQKKRRRERIFQAAMALFRQRGFQETTASDIAKAAHVSRGTFFNYFPYKEAVLLEYGALLLAGLREEVKRRLARGEDPLAILRFIFQEVARYTEAEKDLVLPLLYELLNPDPIRAKAAFEALPLGDLIAQVLRSLREKDLVRKDLSLERMGRTLADLYFLTALRWAAYTPERDLKEELQKTLDLALLGILSR from the coding sequence ATGTCCGTGAGGGAGTATCAAAAAAAGCGCCGCCGGGAGCGCATCTTCCAGGCGGCCATGGCCCTATTCCGCCAGCGGGGCTTTCAGGAGACCACGGCCAGCGACATCGCCAAGGCGGCCCACGTCTCCCGGGGCACCTTCTTCAACTACTTTCCCTACAAGGAGGCGGTGCTTCTGGAGTACGGCGCCCTCCTCCTCGCCGGCCTCAGGGAGGAGGTGAAAAGGCGCCTGGCCCGGGGCGAAGATCCCCTGGCCATCCTCCGCTTCATCTTCCAGGAGGTGGCCCGCTACACCGAGGCGGAGAAGGACCTGGTCCTCCCCCTCCTCTACGAGCTTCTGAACCCGGACCCCATCCGGGCCAAGGCGGCCTTTGAGGCCCTGCCCCTGGGGGACCTCATCGCCCAGGTGCTGAGGTCCCTCAGGGAGAAGGATCTGGTGAGGAAGGACCTCTCCCTGGAGCGCATGGGCCGGACCCTGGCCGACCTCTACTTCCTCACCGCCCTCCGCTGGGCGGCCTACACCCCGGAGCGGGACCTGAAGGAGGAGCTACAGAAGACCCTGGACCTGGCCCTTCTGGGGATCCTCAGCCGCTAA
- the uvrA gene encoding excinuclease ABC subunit UvrA has translation MDRIIIRGAREHNLKNISLELPRGKFIVITGVSGSGKSTLAFDTIYAEGQRRYVESLSSYARQFLGVMDKPDVESIEGLSPAISIDQKTTSHNPRSTVGTVTEIHDYLRLLFARVGTAYCPQCGRPIEKQSASEITDRLLQKPPGTRAILMAPLVRGRKGEYRKLFAQLMKEGYARVRVDGVIYLLEEAQNLNLEKYEKHDIDLVIDRVVLKEEERPRIAEAVELALLRGEGLMRVLYPDLGEEELFSEKFACPEHGSVLEELEPRIFSFNAPYGACPACSGLGYKQEFDPALVVNPELSLAEGAILPWSRGRDTGRSYLWDRLRALSEHLGFDLKTPFKDLPEEAQKAVLYGLPEPFEVVFRRGGKETFRVEVHYEGVIPWLEKRYQEADSEGVREVLEGFMALKPCPVCGGTRYKKEVLSVKVAGRNIAEVSALPVREALGFFQGLEAKLPPFQAQIARPILREIVERLGFLVGVGLDYLTLDRAANTLSGGEAQRIRLATQVGSGLTGVLYVLDEPSIGLHPRDNQRLIATLKRLQALGNTLIVVEHDEETMRAADWIVDMGPGAGIHGGEVVAEGPLEAILQNPRSLTGAYLRGEKKIPVPKERRKGNGKWLVLKGAREHNLKNVTLRIPLGRFVAVTGPSGSGKSTLIHDILYAALAQKLMRAKTTPGAYEALEGVEHLDKVIEIDQSPIGRTPRSNPATYTGIFDEIRDLFAKTPEARKRGYGPGRFSFNVKGGRCEACGGDGTVKIEMLFLPDLYVPCEVCKGKRYNKETLEVKLRGKSIADVLDMTVEEALDFFQNVPTIARKLQLMVDVGLGYMRLGQPSPTLSGGEAQRIKLATELGRKSTGRTLYILDEPTTGLHFDDVAKLLSVLHRLVDGGNTVVVIEHNLDVVKTADWVIDLGPEGGDRGGEIVAEGTPEEVALTGSPTGVYLARIPEIRERLKVAAD, from the coding sequence ATGGACCGCATCATCATCCGGGGTGCTAGGGAGCACAACCTGAAGAACATCAGCCTCGAGCTCCCCAGGGGCAAGTTCATCGTCATCACCGGGGTCTCGGGCTCAGGGAAGAGCACCCTGGCCTTTGACACCATCTACGCCGAGGGCCAGAGGCGGTACGTGGAAAGCCTCTCCAGCTACGCCCGCCAGTTCCTGGGGGTGATGGACAAACCCGACGTGGAAAGCATTGAGGGCCTCTCCCCCGCCATCTCCATTGACCAGAAGACCACCAGCCACAACCCCCGCTCCACCGTGGGCACGGTGACGGAGATCCACGACTACCTGCGCCTCCTCTTCGCCCGGGTGGGCACCGCCTACTGCCCCCAGTGCGGCCGTCCCATAGAAAAGCAGTCCGCCAGCGAGATCACCGACCGCCTCCTCCAGAAGCCCCCAGGCACCCGGGCCATCCTCATGGCCCCCCTGGTGCGGGGAAGGAAGGGCGAGTACCGCAAGCTCTTCGCCCAGCTCATGAAGGAGGGGTACGCCCGGGTGCGGGTGGACGGGGTCATCTACCTCCTGGAGGAGGCCCAGAACCTGAACCTGGAAAAGTACGAGAAGCACGACATTGACCTGGTCATAGACCGGGTGGTCCTCAAGGAGGAGGAAAGGCCCCGCATCGCCGAGGCCGTGGAGCTAGCCCTCCTCCGGGGCGAGGGCCTCATGCGGGTCCTCTACCCCGATTTGGGAGAGGAGGAGCTCTTCTCGGAAAAGTTCGCCTGCCCCGAGCACGGCAGCGTCCTGGAGGAGCTGGAGCCCAGGATCTTCTCCTTCAACGCCCCCTACGGGGCCTGCCCCGCCTGCTCCGGCCTCGGGTACAAGCAGGAGTTTGACCCGGCCCTGGTGGTGAACCCCGAGCTCTCCCTGGCCGAAGGGGCCATCCTCCCCTGGTCCCGGGGGCGGGACACGGGCAGGAGCTACCTCTGGGACCGGCTCAGGGCCCTCTCCGAGCACCTGGGCTTTGACCTCAAAACCCCCTTCAAGGACCTGCCGGAGGAGGCGCAGAAGGCCGTCCTCTACGGACTCCCCGAGCCCTTTGAGGTGGTCTTCCGCCGTGGGGGCAAGGAGACCTTCCGGGTGGAGGTCCACTACGAGGGGGTCATCCCCTGGCTGGAGAAGCGCTACCAGGAGGCCGACTCCGAGGGGGTGCGGGAGGTCCTCGAGGGCTTCATGGCCCTGAAGCCCTGCCCGGTCTGCGGCGGGACCCGCTACAAGAAGGAGGTCCTCTCGGTGAAGGTGGCGGGCAGGAACATCGCCGAGGTCTCCGCCTTGCCCGTGCGGGAGGCTCTGGGCTTTTTCCAGGGCCTCGAGGCAAAACTCCCCCCCTTCCAGGCCCAGATCGCCAGGCCCATCCTGCGGGAGATCGTGGAGCGCCTGGGGTTTTTGGTGGGGGTGGGCCTGGACTACCTGACCCTGGACCGGGCGGCCAACACCCTCTCCGGCGGCGAGGCCCAGCGCATCCGCCTGGCCACCCAGGTGGGCTCTGGCCTCACCGGGGTCCTCTACGTCCTGGACGAGCCCAGCATCGGCCTCCACCCCCGGGACAACCAGCGCCTCATCGCCACCCTCAAGCGCCTCCAGGCCCTGGGCAACACCCTGATCGTGGTGGAGCACGACGAGGAGACCATGCGGGCCGCCGACTGGATCGTGGACATGGGCCCGGGGGCGGGGATCCACGGGGGGGAGGTGGTGGCGGAAGGCCCTCTGGAGGCCATCCTGCAGAACCCCCGAAGCCTCACCGGGGCCTACCTGAGGGGGGAGAAGAAGATCCCCGTGCCCAAAGAGCGCCGCAAGGGCAACGGCAAGTGGCTGGTGCTGAAGGGGGCCAGGGAGCACAACCTGAAAAACGTGACCCTGCGCATCCCCCTGGGCCGCTTCGTGGCCGTGACCGGCCCCTCGGGCTCGGGGAAGAGCACCCTCATCCACGACATCCTCTATGCCGCCTTGGCCCAGAAGCTCATGCGGGCCAAGACCACCCCCGGGGCCTACGAGGCTTTGGAAGGGGTGGAGCACCTGGACAAGGTTATAGAGATTGACCAGTCCCCCATCGGCCGCACCCCCCGCTCCAACCCCGCCACCTACACCGGCATCTTTGACGAGATCCGCGACCTCTTCGCCAAGACCCCCGAGGCCAGGAAGCGGGGCTACGGCCCGGGGCGCTTCTCCTTCAACGTCAAGGGGGGGCGGTGCGAGGCCTGCGGCGGGGACGGCACGGTCAAGATTGAGATGCTCTTCCTGCCCGACCTCTACGTGCCCTGCGAGGTCTGCAAGGGCAAGCGCTACAACAAGGAGACCCTCGAGGTGAAGCTAAGGGGCAAGAGCATCGCCGACGTCCTGGACATGACCGTGGAAGAGGCCCTGGACTTCTTCCAGAACGTCCCCACCATCGCCCGCAAGCTCCAGCTCATGGTGGACGTGGGCCTGGGGTACATGCGCCTGGGCCAGCCCTCCCCCACCCTCTCCGGAGGGGAGGCCCAGCGCATCAAGCTGGCCACGGAGCTGGGCCGCAAGTCCACGGGCCGCACCCTCTACATCCTGGACGAGCCCACCACCGGCCTCCACTTTGACGACGTGGCCAAGCTCCTCTCGGTCCTCCACCGCCTGGTGGACGGGGGCAACACCGTGGTGGTCATTGAGCACAACCTGGACGTGGTGAAGACCGCCGACTGGGTCATTGACCTGGGGCCGGAGGGCGGGGACCGGGGCGGGGAGATCGTGGCCGAGGGCACCCCGGAGGAGGTGGCCCTCACGGGAAGCCCCACCGGGGTCTACCTGGCCCGGATTCCGGAGATCCGGGAAAGGCTCAAGGTGGCCGCCGACTGA
- a CDS encoding transposase translates to MPLRRCYPSDLTDEEWALLEPLIPAPKPGGRPAKVSRREIMNAILYV, encoded by the coding sequence GTGCCTCTTAGACGATGTTACCCCAGCGACCTAACCGACGAGGAGTGGGCCCTCCTGGAGCCCCTCATTCCCGCCCCCAAGCCCGGCGGCCGGCCCGCCAAGGTGTCCAGAAGAGAGATCATGAACGCCATCCTTTACGTCC
- a CDS encoding DUF402 domain-containing protein yields MSFPVAPGDLVRVEFLKFPGDLLHYWWEARVVEVREEGVLTLLPQGGVFHHEGKGRRVVLDHDAYVAFFPGAWYSGGPDVREGRVLEYYWNVQTPAVWTGAGFRQYDLELDVRCRADHTCQVFDREEFLAKRPLYPEAWVARAEEAVEAIFRHMREGRWPVLPPGEPLPWMERL; encoded by the coding sequence GTGAGCTTTCCCGTAGCCCCCGGGGACTTGGTGCGGGTAGAGTTTCTCAAGTTCCCGGGGGATCTGCTTCACTACTGGTGGGAGGCCCGGGTGGTGGAGGTGCGGGAGGAGGGGGTCCTCACCCTGCTTCCCCAGGGCGGGGTCTTCCACCACGAGGGCAAGGGCAGGCGGGTAGTCCTGGACCACGATGCCTACGTGGCCTTCTTCCCCGGGGCCTGGTATTCGGGAGGGCCCGACGTGCGGGAGGGCCGGGTCCTGGAGTACTACTGGAACGTCCAGACCCCGGCGGTCTGGACGGGGGCGGGCTTCCGCCAGTACGACCTGGAGCTGGACGTCCGCTGCCGGGCCGACCACACCTGCCAGGTCTTTGACCGGGAGGAGTTTCTGGCCAAGCGCCCTCTTTACCCAGAGGCCTGGGTGGCCCGGGCCGAGGAGGCGGTAGAGGCCATCTTCCGCCACATGCGCGAGGGGCGGTGGCCCGTCCTGCCCCCTGGGGAGCCCCTGCCCTGGATGGAGAGGCTTTAG
- a CDS encoding FitA-like ribbon-helix-helix domain-containing protein: protein MSTLQVKKVPEDLKARLVRQARARGLSLSEFVLEALERALDEAEWREHLAQRAPVDLGLPAAKLLEEAREERWPPSS, encoded by the coding sequence ATGAGCACCCTTCAGGTGAAGAAGGTGCCCGAGGACCTCAAGGCCCGCCTGGTACGCCAGGCCCGGGCCAGGGGCCTCAGCCTGAGCGAGTTCGTCCTGGAGGCCTTGGAACGGGCCCTGGACGAGGCCGAGTGGCGGGAGCATCTGGCCCAGAGGGCTCCTGTGGACCTGGGCCTTCCCGCCGCCAAGCTTCTGGAGGAGGCCCGGGAGGAAAGGTGGCCCCCCTCGTCCTAG
- a CDS encoding transposase, whose translation LERVRRVYRDKAQALLEALEKEMPQDGAYRGLKETASSLGLELEVVARPYAGVRGVWVREGAEVPEIPRERGFKPLPKRWVVERTFAWLGRNRRLAKDYEENPRVSEAWVYLGMLRLLVKRLARAV comes from the coding sequence CTTGAGCGGGTCCGGCGGGTCTACCGCGACAAGGCCCAGGCCCTGCTGGAGGCCCTGGAGAAGGAGATGCCCCAGGACGGGGCCTACCGGGGCCTCAAGGAGACGGCTTCTTCCCTGGGTTTGGAGCTGGAGGTGGTGGCCCGTCCCTACGCGGGGGTACGGGGGGTCTGGGTGCGGGAGGGGGCGGAGGTGCCGGAGATTCCGCGGGAGCGTGGGTTCAAGCCTTTACCTAAGAGGTGGGTGGTGGAGAGGACCTTTGCCTGGCTGGGGCGGAACCGGCGTCTTGCCAAGGACTATGAGGAGAACCCTCGGGTAAGCGAGGCCTGGGTCTATCTGGGCATGCTACGATTGTTGGTGAAGCGGCTAGCCAGGGCCGTGTAA
- a CDS encoding type II toxin-antitoxin system VapC family toxin yields MAPLVLDASAAAEYLLRTPLGRQVAALVEGKRLFAPALLDAEVLAVVRKATLSGRLSPTRAQEALEDLFSWPLFRVDHGPLLLPAFALRDRLTAYDALYVALAQRLSAPILTADGPLARAPGLPVPLIHLRL; encoded by the coding sequence GTGGCCCCCCTCGTCCTAGACGCTTCCGCCGCCGCCGAGTACCTGCTTCGCACCCCCTTGGGCCGGCAAGTGGCCGCCCTGGTGGAAGGGAAGCGCCTCTTCGCCCCGGCCTTGCTGGACGCCGAGGTCTTGGCCGTGGTGCGCAAGGCCACCCTTTCCGGACGCCTTTCCCCCACGCGGGCTCAGGAAGCCCTGGAGGACCTTTTTAGCTGGCCCCTCTTCCGGGTAGACCACGGGCCTCTGCTTCTCCCCGCCTTCGCCCTAAGGGACCGCCTCACCGCCTACGATGCCCTTTACGTGGCCCTAGCCCAGAGGCTTTCCGCCCCCATCCTCACCGCGGACGGCCCCCTGGCCAGAGCTCCCGGCCTTCCCGTGCCTCTCATCCACCTCCGCCTTTAG
- a CDS encoding SIS domain-containing protein, which produces MSSWMLREAEEAPRVVERLLRENEAEVKGLAAFLRRRPPALTLTAARGSSDHAALYAKYLLETRLLWPTLSVAPSVLTLYGARPRVPLPGLLLAFSQSGESPDVVEVVRAYRGAGVLTVALVNREESPLAKAAEVVLPLHAGEERAVAATKSFLAMLAATVHLLAHLLEEPHLKEALPALPEAMHRALGAEGSLEYLVEAENLFVLGRGLVYPVALEAALKLKEVAGLHAEGLSAAEFLHGPKALLEPGFPLLVLAQRDGALEATLRTLESLKATGAHLLVLSREAEALELADTPLRLPVALSPELTPLLLAQAFYPMAEALARARGLDPDRPRHLGKVTRTR; this is translated from the coding sequence ATGTCCTCCTGGATGCTCCGGGAAGCGGAGGAAGCCCCGAGGGTGGTGGAGCGGCTCCTTAGGGAGAACGAGGCCGAGGTGAAGGGCCTAGCCGCTTTCCTAAGGCGGAGGCCTCCCGCTCTTACCCTCACCGCCGCCCGGGGGAGCTCGGACCACGCCGCCCTTTACGCCAAGTACCTCTTGGAGACCCGCCTCCTCTGGCCTACGCTCTCCGTGGCCCCCTCGGTGCTGACCCTCTACGGGGCAAGGCCCAGGGTCCCCCTGCCGGGCCTCCTCCTGGCCTTTAGCCAAAGCGGGGAGAGCCCGGACGTGGTGGAGGTGGTGCGGGCCTACCGGGGGGCGGGGGTCCTCACCGTGGCCCTGGTGAACCGGGAGGAAAGCCCTTTGGCTAAGGCGGCGGAGGTGGTCCTCCCCCTCCATGCCGGGGAGGAGCGGGCGGTGGCGGCCACCAAGAGCTTCCTCGCCATGCTGGCGGCCACGGTCCACCTCCTGGCCCACCTCCTGGAGGAGCCCCACCTGAAGGAGGCCCTTCCCGCCCTGCCCGAGGCCATGCACCGGGCTTTGGGGGCGGAGGGGAGCCTGGAGTACCTGGTGGAGGCGGAAAACCTCTTCGTCCTGGGGCGGGGCCTGGTGTACCCCGTGGCCCTCGAGGCCGCCCTCAAGCTGAAGGAGGTGGCGGGCCTCCACGCCGAGGGGCTTTCCGCCGCCGAGTTTCTGCACGGGCCCAAAGCCCTCTTGGAGCCCGGCTTTCCCCTTCTGGTCCTGGCCCAGAGGGACGGGGCCCTGGAGGCCACGCTGAGGACCCTGGAGTCCCTGAAGGCCACGGGGGCCCACCTCCTGGTCCTCTCCCGGGAGGCCGAGGCCCTGGAGCTGGCGGACACCCCCTTGCGCCTCCCGGTGGCCCTCTCCCCCGAGCTCACCCCCCTCCTCCTGGCCCAGGCCTTCTACCCCATGGCTGAGGCCCTGGCCCGGGCCCGGGGCCTGGACCCGGACCGGCCCCGCCACCTCGGCAAGGTGACCCGGACCCGCTGA
- a CDS encoding tRNA-binding protein has translation MDPLEAFQTLDLRIGRILKAEPHEKARKPSYKLWIDFGPLGVKQSSAQITELYRPEDLPGRLVVAAVNLGVRSIAGFPSEVLVLGARDEKGRVVLLTPEREVPLGEKVF, from the coding sequence ATGGACCCTCTAGAGGCCTTCCAGACCCTGGACCTGAGGATCGGGCGCATCCTGAAGGCCGAGCCCCACGAGAAGGCCAGAAAGCCCAGCTACAAGCTCTGGATTGACTTCGGCCCCTTGGGGGTGAAGCAGAGCTCGGCCCAGATCACCGAGCTTTACCGCCCGGAGGACCTCCCGGGCCGGCTGGTGGTGGCGGCGGTGAACCTGGGCGTGCGCTCCATCGCCGGCTTCCCCTCCGAGGTCCTGGTCCTGGGGGCGAGGGACGAGAAGGGGCGGGTGGTCCTCCTCACCCCCGAGCGGGAGGTGCCTTTGGGGGAGAAGGTTTTCTGA
- a CDS encoding YgaP family membrane protein — translation MTVNESTTDRVIRFVLALILFYFAFQSASPWNWILGIVAVVLLFTAITGFCALYKVLGISTKR, via the coding sequence ATGACCGTCAACGAGAGCACCACTGACCGGGTGATCCGCTTTGTCCTGGCCCTCATCCTCTTCTACTTCGCCTTCCAGTCGGCCTCTCCCTGGAACTGGATCCTGGGCATTGTGGCTGTGGTCCTCCTCTTCACCGCCATCACCGGCTTCTGCGCCCTGTACAAGGTTCTGGGCATCAGCACCAAGCGGTGA
- a CDS encoding NAD(P)H-dependent flavin oxidoreductase translates to METAITRMLSIRYPIVAAPMFLVSGARLLLAVAEAGGIGVIPSLNFRTHQAFREFLETFPQGVPFGVNLILKDNPRLEEDLLAVAERRVPLVVTSLGDPTPVVEKVKAYGGVVWCDVVGLRHGRKAVEAGADALVAVASGAGGHAGQVSPFVLGPWLKAELGVPVLIAGGIATGRQLLAALALGDGAYIGTRFIATLESEAPLEYKEALLRATPEDILYTPEVTGVPANFLKESLERFRQGGGKAWKEVYSAGHGVAFIREIPSAKEVVARLVAEYQEAKKALP, encoded by the coding sequence ATGGAGACCGCCATCACCAGGATGCTTTCCATCCGCTACCCCATCGTGGCCGCCCCCATGTTTCTGGTTTCCGGGGCCAGGCTCCTTCTGGCTGTGGCCGAGGCGGGGGGGATTGGGGTCATCCCCAGCCTCAACTTCCGCACCCACCAGGCCTTCCGGGAGTTTCTGGAGACCTTCCCCCAGGGGGTGCCCTTCGGGGTCAACCTGATCCTGAAGGACAACCCCCGCCTCGAGGAGGACCTCCTGGCCGTGGCCGAGCGCCGGGTGCCCCTGGTGGTCACCTCCCTGGGGGACCCCACGCCGGTGGTGGAGAAGGTCAAGGCCTACGGGGGCGTGGTCTGGTGCGACGTGGTGGGCCTGAGGCACGGCAGGAAGGCGGTGGAGGCCGGGGCCGATGCCCTGGTGGCCGTGGCCTCTGGGGCCGGGGGGCACGCCGGGCAGGTGAGCCCCTTCGTCCTGGGGCCCTGGCTTAAGGCGGAGTTAGGGGTGCCCGTGCTCATCGCCGGGGGGATTGCCACAGGCCGCCAACTTCTGGCCGCCTTGGCCCTGGGGGACGGGGCGTATATCGGCACCCGCTTCATCGCCACCCTGGAGTCCGAGGCCCCTCTGGAGTACAAGGAGGCCCTCCTCCGGGCCACGCCCGAGGACATCCTCTACACCCCGGAGGTGACGGGGGTGCCCGCCAACTTCCTCAAGGAGTCCCTGGAGCGCTTCCGCCAGGGCGGGGGGAAGGCCTGGAAGGAGGTCTACTCCGCCGGACACGGGGTGGCCTTCATCCGCGAGATCCCCTCGGCCAAGGAGGTGGTGGCCCGGCTGGTGGCCGAGTACCAGGAGGCCAAAAAGGCCTTGCCCTGA
- a CDS encoding NAD(P)/FAD-dependent oxidoreductase yields the protein MEHTDVIVIGAGPAGLFAGFYVGMRGLSFRFIDPLPEPGGQLSALYPEKYIYDVAGFPKVYAKDLVRGLVEQVAPFNPIYNLGERAETLSREDGLFKVTTSAGNTYTAKAVIIAAGVGAFEPRRLGAPGERELEGRGVYYAVRAKAEFQGKRVLIVGGGDSAVDWALNLLDTAGAITLIHRRPQFRAHEASVQELMKAHEEGRLKVLTPYEVRRLEGDTWVRRAVIFHNQTQEELTLEVDAVLILAGYLTKLGPLANWGLELEKNKIKVDTTMATSIPGVYACGDIVTYPGKLPLIVLGFGEAAIAANHAAAYANPALKVNPGHSSEKGEEKAPA from the coding sequence ATGGAGCACACGGACGTGATCGTCATCGGCGCCGGGCCCGCGGGGCTTTTCGCGGGGTTTTACGTGGGCATGCGGGGGCTTTCCTTCCGCTTCATAGACCCCCTGCCGGAGCCGGGAGGGCAGCTATCGGCCCTCTACCCGGAGAAGTACATCTACGACGTGGCGGGCTTTCCCAAGGTCTACGCCAAGGACCTGGTCCGGGGCCTGGTGGAGCAGGTGGCCCCCTTTAACCCCATCTACAACCTGGGGGAGCGGGCCGAGACCCTGTCCAGGGAGGACGGCCTTTTTAAGGTGACCACGTCGGCGGGGAACACCTACACCGCCAAGGCGGTCATCATCGCTGCCGGAGTGGGGGCCTTTGAGCCCAGGCGCCTGGGAGCCCCAGGGGAGAGGGAGCTGGAGGGCAGGGGGGTCTACTACGCCGTGAGGGCCAAGGCGGAGTTCCAGGGCAAGCGGGTCCTGATCGTGGGGGGCGGGGACAGCGCCGTGGACTGGGCCCTGAACCTCCTGGACACCGCCGGGGCCATCACCCTCATCCACCGCCGCCCCCAGTTCCGGGCCCACGAGGCCAGCGTCCAGGAGCTCATGAAGGCCCACGAGGAGGGCCGCCTCAAGGTCCTCACGCCCTACGAGGTGCGCCGCCTCGAGGGGGACACCTGGGTGAGGCGGGCGGTCATCTTCCACAACCAGACCCAGGAGGAGCTCACGCTGGAGGTGGACGCCGTCCTCATCCTGGCGGGCTACCTCACCAAGCTGGGCCCCCTGGCCAACTGGGGCCTGGAGCTGGAGAAGAACAAGATCAAGGTGGACACCACCATGGCCACCAGCATCCCCGGGGTCTACGCCTGCGGGGACATCGTCACCTACCCCGGGAAGCTTCCCCTCATCGTCTTGGGCTTCGGGGAGGCGGCCATCGCCGCCAACCACGCCGCCGCCTACGCCAACCCCGCCCTCAAGGTGAACCCCGGCCACTCCTCGGAGAAGGGGGAGGAGAAGGCCCCAGCCTAA
- a CDS encoding NYN domain-containing protein, translating into MRVALFIDGSYMYQAAKRLGWNVDHRRVITQFATPEQLYNAFYYVPITDPEDERQQRFIDALVFMGYTVRSRLVRGEARFEAMMATDLLTTAPRWDRAVVASGSGELAHAFQALRAMGKEVHLLGVHELADLELRNQADRFLNLAEWREVLERTPGGRRTYAGYPVEATVEVPPAEEPGK; encoded by the coding sequence ATGCGGGTTGCCCTTTTCATTGACGGGTCTTACATGTACCAGGCGGCCAAGCGCCTGGGCTGGAACGTGGACCACAGGCGGGTCATCACCCAGTTCGCCACCCCCGAGCAGCTCTACAACGCCTTTTACTACGTCCCCATCACCGACCCCGAGGACGAGCGCCAGCAACGCTTCATAGACGCCCTGGTCTTTATGGGCTACACGGTGCGGAGCCGCCTGGTGCGGGGAGAGGCCCGGTTTGAGGCCATGATGGCCACGGACCTCCTCACCACCGCCCCCCGCTGGGACCGGGCCGTGGTGGCCTCGGGCTCCGGGGAGCTGGCCCACGCCTTCCAGGCCCTTAGGGCCATGGGCAAGGAGGTCCACCTCCTGGGGGTGCACGAGCTAGCGGACCTGGAGCTTCGCAACCAGGCGGACCGCTTCCTGAACCTGGCCGAGTGGCGGGAGGTATTGGAGAGGACCCCGGGCGGGCGCCGCACCTACGCCGGCTACCCCGTGGAGGCCACCGTGGAGGTACCTCCGGCGGAGGAACCCGGGAAGTAG